A stretch of DNA from Papio anubis isolate 15944 chromosome 4, Panubis1.0, whole genome shotgun sequence:
AGTTGGTTGGGTTCTGCACACATCCACACACCCTGCTGGGATACTGATTGGGATTGTATAAGGAGATTGAATCTTTGTAATACTATGTTTTTCAGTCTAAGAACTTGGCATCCCACACAttgtatatctatttatttaccaTAGTCTCTCAATAAATTTTCAATTGTCTCTTTAGAGTTTTTGTATACTCTTTGTTATTATTCCTAAGCATCTCAGAATTAAATCCTGTTGTAGTGTGGTAGCATTTTTTCaagtttcattttaattgtttgttattgctttaaaaatataatagattttcatattgattttgtatcaagcaactttaaaatttattataattcttttGAATTTCCTACATATGCAGTAATGTCATTCGTATGTAATTACAATTTGCTGCTTCTTTCTcaaatgtgtgtgcgtgtgtgtgcatgcatgggtGTATTTGCTCTTTTTGTCTAACTGTACTGCTTGGGATCTCTAGCAAAAAGCTAAATCAAGAAAAACGAGTgatttctttttgtgtctgatTCTTTATCTGAAAAGGACAGATGCTAACATTTCACCATTAACCATGACgtctgctttgtttttatttttgttttgttttcggtAGATTCTGTTTAAAAAGTCTTACTGCTATATTAGCTTATAAAGAATTGATCTTAAATCTTGTCAAACACTTTCTTGGATCTACTGAGATGTTCATATGAAATATATCCTTTAATTTGTTAACATGGcaagttatttttgttgtttgttttaatgctAAATTATTGCTGCATTTTAAGGGTATACATAGTTTCATTATAATACATCCTTAGTTCATTCTGCTGgacttattaatattttctttaagaggTTTGCAGATTATTCACGAGTAGGATTAGAttgtgattttctgtttcataaGTTTATCTCAGGTTTGGTATCAATGACTTAAATAGTAAAAGTaattagtttctctctctctctctctctcttcttttcttttttcttctttttgagacagagtcttgctctgtcgcccaggctggagtgcagtggtacagtctcggctctctgcaacctccacttcctaggttcaagtgattctcctgcctcagcctcccaagtagagttgggattacaggcgcccaccagcatgcctggctaatttttgtatttttaatgagatggtgttttgccatgttggctaggctggtctcgaactcctgacctcaggtaatctgcctgggtcagcctcccaaagtgcagggattacaggcgtgaaccaccacacccagccagtttatCTTTTTGTAAGAAGTCCAAAGATAAACAGTACTGGGTGTGGtaaattaaagaactaaaaagaatTTCCAGGACCCAGGGTCGTGAGAACCATGCTTACACACTCAGGATACCCCAAATGATTCTTCACATTGATCTCTGTTTCCAGAGAATTCTCTTTAGAGCCCCTTTCACCTCTGCGTTTCTAAGGCTGTAGATGAGGGGGTTCAGCATCGGGTTGAAAAGGCTGTAAAACAAGGAAAGGATCTTCCTCTGTTCTTGAGAATGGCTTGACCTTGGGGACATGTAGATGACGATGGCGCTGCCAAAGAAGAGCCCCACCACGCAGAGATGGGAGGAGCAGGTAGAGAAGGCCTTTCTGCGGCCCTCCCCAGACTGGATCCTCAAGATGGCCGCCAGGATGCGCAAGTAGGAGACCAGCACTAGGCAGAGCGATCCCACTAAGACTAACACAGAACCCGCAAAGAGGACCGCCTGGTTGAGCCCAGTGTCAGCACAGGCCAATGTGAACACGGACATGATTTGACAGAAAAAGTGGTCGATCTTTTGTGGGCCACAAAAAGGCAGCCTCAGAATAAGAGCGATATGGACTAGAGCCAAGAGAAAGCTAAATATCCAGCAAGTTGAGGCCAGGACAGTGCACACTCTCCAGTTCATAATGAGGGTGTATTGCAAGGGATGACAGATTGCCACATACCGATCACAGCACATCACCACCAAAATCAGACACTCCGTAATAGCAAACGCCAAATACAAAAAAGTCTGAAGTATGCAAGGAGCAAAGGAGATGACTTTTTTGTGCATCACAAGATTTGCTAGCATCTTAGGGACAGTGCTCGAGGCATAGGACATGTCCACGATGGCCAGGTGTGACAGGAAGACATACATGGGTGTGTGCAGTCTAGAGTCCAGGCAGATGAGCCCCAGGATAATCCCATTTCCCATCAGGGTGAAGCTGTAGAATAGCAAGAAAAACCCAAAGAGGAACAACTCCAGAGCCGGGtccacctggaatcccagcaggaCGACTTCTGTGATCCAGGTCCGATTGCTTTCCATGTTCtcgtgacaaaaaaaaaattcctgtgatGTACTTAAGACAGAAATTTCACAGCtgatgggagaaaataaaaaacatttcattataGAGCATGAATTTTATGCCAGAGGCCACAAATCAGTATTTCATGGGTCCATCCAGCCCAAAGTCCTCTGATGTTGACTCACAAATTTGGCTTTTAGAGATATTTAAAATCTGTAGTTATTGATTAATATTAAAAACTAGGAGATTTCGTGTTAAAATTGGTGTCTCtagcttcttttgagaaaaacaGATTTGTCATTTCGTGATATTCATTGAAAGCAACAATCAGCTAAATCTAATGAGGCAATAGATAGAGGCCGGTCCTCTTTCATGTACCACTGTTTTCACCATCTTTATTTTATCCCAGAAGTTGAGCTCAGTGACATGAACAATTTTATCATTGTACCTACGCTACTGATGACATATTTACATAAGAAGAGAGTGAAGATTTTTGCTCAAGATGGGTTTCCAATTTCTCCTCTACTTCAAATACATGGATATgagagataaaatacaaaatgcaaacCCCAGAGAGTTTAAAATGTGACTGCTCCTTCATACACCagaaatgaatcagaaacataaTATGCTCCAAGTCTGGAAGCAGAGAGTAATACCGGAAACTTAGCTTTTATGGGGTTAAGGCAAGTTGTTGCGAGATGCGGTACTGATGTGATTGTTTGAAGCTAAGGGGTTGGATTGGGGCCAtgaaagaagttttaaaacaaCTATTGGGTTGCTGGATAAAGTGACATTCAAGAAGTCAATATGCTTGCCAGTTCTATAATTTGATCAACAGAACCTGAGAAAGTGTTATAAGACCTGATTTTTATAAGGGGCCCTTGGAGCCAGGTGAAGAACAACAAAATCTAAAGACCACAAGAGGGAGAAACAAGATAGAAAAatcaagtaataataataatgacaataataaaaataaaaactcctccACTCAAAATTTGCTTAacatgtttgttttaaaacacaaatttaacaccaaaaaggtaaaacaaagtaaataattaGAACCTTAAATTCATTGAAGATGCAATTAGATGTATAGAACAATCTTCCAAAGACTTATTAATATAAGGATGATCAGGATGCTTTAATACATTAATGAAgacataatattttctaaaatgacacataaattaagaaaaataaaatagccatgAAAATACAGTGTATAAAAACAAATCAGTTATAGACTTTTGCAGTAAGAAATAtaacacacaattttaaaaacaataaggaTGATAATGTCCACACCTACCATTAAAGGGAAGAAGTTGTGTATTGGAAGATGTCATGAAGGAATCTACCCAGATTTTAATACAGACAGGCAAAAGGATAACGTTTTGAAAGCACAGCTTAGAGACATAAATGATTGAAAGACTAAATTTAGATATGATAGTTTCCtaagcaaaagaatgaagaaaatgggGAGGAAACAATTTTGAACAGATTTCACCAAAAATGTTCcagaattgaaaataatttgtctttAGATCACTAATAAAATGCATTCCACTTAATGAATgtaataaaggtaaatatatactCAAGCATATTGAAATTTTTGTAACTGAAGATGACCCGAGTCTTTAGATCAAAAATGAACCCTgagaacaaaatagaataaataaaaaataaattcgcaataaatgtaaatgaccaAAAATTTTCTCGGATGACTATCTTTCCTCCATACTCTACATTTCACTGTGTGTAGACTTCCTGGAATTTCTATTGGATCAATATTAT
This window harbors:
- the LOC101021634 gene encoding olfactory receptor 2A12 gives rise to the protein MESNRTWITEVVLLGFQVDPALELFLFGFFLLFYSFTLMGNGIILGLICLDSRLHTPMYVFLSHLAIVDMSYASSTVPKMLANLVMHKKVISFAPCILQTFLYLAFAITECLILVVMCCDRYVAICHPLQYTLIMNWRVCTVLASTCWIFSFLLALVHIALILRLPFCGPQKIDHFFCQIMSVFTLACADTGLNQAVLFAGSVLVLVGSLCLVLVSYLRILAAILRIQSGEGRRKAFSTCSSHLCVVGLFFGSAIVIYMSPRSSHSQEQRKILSLFYSLFNPMLNPLIYSLRNAEVKGALKRILWKQRSM